The following coding sequences are from one Natrarchaeobaculum sulfurireducens window:
- a CDS encoding methyl-accepting chemotaxis protein yields the protein MTGTPDGRTTEAPATGTTADSSGIESTDEHQPSSVGHAATIRRAGVTQLFDGTGLPTFILDSEGTVVEWNAAIVDLTGVDREEAVGHDHVSELFYPDGRRADTLADKVLEEPNRAHTAFGVELRDPERNRYGDTSTMIDRHGDEKHIDFSATPLYDGDELIGVIEVVVDRTETIEQRDATVDLVEEVGRTATEISRGDLTARAARSDAFDVLDGELVSVIDAVNEMADTLETLTGRVDDQATEIDAATAEANEAADEIAANVTEQRTLLDDSVDEMQSFAAGMEEVAAQANEVDSAATDAATAVEDGLEAGEDARDATEEIVAISDELVENVERLSEKMDEIEDVVEIVADVADETNLLALNANIEAARAGDSGDGFAVVADHVKTLADETRGHTDEITESLDELQVQSATTIETVDRSSDRIADADAEIEAVLDSLESIDGSVDEAAHGISEVARVIDDQAATVEELTSTMETVRSRAIESESAADRIVSATDRQDEIADLLVDRVEELQTVE from the coding sequence ATGACCGGCACGCCAGATGGACGAACCACCGAAGCGCCAGCCACGGGGACCACTGCGGACTCGAGCGGTATCGAATCCACGGACGAACACCAGCCATCGTCGGTCGGCCACGCGGCGACGATTCGGCGGGCGGGCGTCACGCAACTGTTCGACGGAACGGGGTTGCCGACGTTCATCCTCGACAGCGAGGGCACCGTTGTCGAGTGGAACGCGGCTATCGTCGACCTCACCGGCGTCGACCGCGAGGAGGCAGTCGGTCACGATCACGTCTCGGAACTGTTCTACCCGGACGGCCGGCGAGCGGATACGCTCGCGGACAAAGTCCTCGAGGAACCCAACCGCGCACACACAGCGTTCGGCGTCGAACTCCGGGACCCAGAACGGAACCGCTACGGCGATACCAGCACGATGATCGACCGCCACGGCGACGAGAAACACATCGATTTCTCCGCGACGCCGCTCTACGACGGCGACGAACTGATCGGCGTCATCGAGGTGGTCGTCGACCGGACCGAAACGATCGAACAGCGGGATGCGACGGTCGACCTCGTCGAAGAAGTCGGCCGAACTGCGACCGAGATCAGCCGGGGCGATCTGACCGCTCGAGCGGCTCGCTCCGACGCGTTCGACGTCCTCGATGGGGAACTCGTCTCGGTCATCGACGCCGTCAACGAGATGGCCGACACCCTGGAGACGCTCACGGGCCGGGTCGACGACCAGGCCACCGAGATCGACGCTGCGACGGCGGAGGCCAACGAGGCAGCGGACGAAATCGCCGCGAACGTCACTGAACAGCGGACGTTGCTCGACGACTCGGTCGACGAGATGCAGTCGTTTGCAGCTGGGATGGAAGAAGTCGCTGCCCAGGCCAATGAGGTCGACTCGGCCGCAACCGACGCGGCGACGGCGGTCGAAGACGGCCTCGAGGCGGGCGAAGACGCACGCGACGCGACCGAAGAGATCGTCGCGATCAGCGACGAACTCGTCGAAAACGTCGAACGGCTCTCCGAGAAGATGGACGAGATCGAAGACGTCGTCGAGATCGTCGCCGACGTCGCCGACGAGACGAACCTGCTCGCGCTGAACGCGAACATCGAAGCCGCTCGAGCAGGCGACAGCGGCGACGGCTTCGCCGTGGTCGCAGATCACGTCAAGACGCTCGCCGACGAGACGCGAGGGCATACGGACGAGATCACCGAGAGCCTCGACGAACTCCAGGTCCAGTCGGCGACGACGATCGAGACGGTCGACCGCTCGTCGGATCGAATCGCAGACGCCGACGCAGAGATCGAGGCCGTCCTCGACTCGCTCGAGTCGATCGACGGCTCGGTCGACGAAGCAGCCCACGGCATCAGCGAGGTCGCACGCGTGATCGACGATCAGGCAGCGACGGTCGAAGAACTCACCTCGACGATGGAGACCGTTCGCAGTCGCGCCATCGAGAGCGAATCGGCGGCCGACCGGATCGTGTCGGCGACGGATCGACAGGACGAGATCGCCGACCTCCTCGTCGATCGCGTCGAAGAACTACAGACGGTCGAGTAA
- a CDS encoding response regulator translates to MSSYTVLLVEDSEFITEHVSETLATEHGFDVKTVGSAAETRAMLEEEIIDCVISSYELPDETGIELASSINDDAGSMPIPFVLFTANPLEPLSEKALEAGVSAFVRKNTQASGQMNVFANRVRLAIEAAR, encoded by the coding sequence ATGTCGTCGTACACCGTGCTTCTCGTCGAAGACAGCGAATTTATTACCGAACACGTCAGTGAGACGTTAGCGACGGAACACGGGTTCGACGTAAAAACCGTCGGCTCGGCGGCTGAAACCCGAGCCATGCTCGAAGAGGAGATAATCGACTGCGTCATCTCGAGCTACGAACTGCCGGACGAAACCGGGATCGAACTCGCTTCCTCGATCAACGACGACGCGGGCTCGATGCCGATTCCGTTCGTCCTTTTCACCGCTAACCCGCTCGAGCCGCTCTCTGAGAAGGCTCTCGAGGCGGGCGTCTCCGCGTTTGTCAGGAAGAATACGCAGGCGTCAGGACAGATGAACGTCTTCGCGAACCGGGTCCGACTGGCGATCGAAGCGGCTCGGTGA
- a CDS encoding DEAD/DEAH box helicase, producing MTDGDVAAFTHLGPTVRGALSERGFSTPTAPQRLAIPPLADGQNTLVIAPTGSGKTETAMLPVFDHLVDEPPEGFGALYVTPLRALNRDMRERLEWWGDYLDLEVDVRHGDTTQYQRGKQAENPPDVLITTPETLQAMLTGEKLRKALADVSHVVIDEVHELAASKRGAQLSVGLERLYDLAGDFQRIGLSATVGDPEEVGQFLTGGRACAIRQIDVGSNIDVRVRKPEVTDEDETLAGKLMTDASVASHVRLIRDLVTAHESTLIFVNTRQTAEALGSRFNELELPIGVHHGSLSKEARIDVEDRFKTGDLDGLLCTSSMELGIDVGRVDHVIQYKSPRQATRLLQRIGRAGHRRDAVSSGTIVTTRPDDTFEALAIARRARAGEVEPAAIHEGSLDVVANQIPAIVQSRGATHVREAYETVSRAYPFRALREETFREVVSELHRNRIVWFDENADRLETTGGTWQYVYANLSMIPDEETYEVHDIASGGQIGTLDERFVVNFARPGEVFVQRGEMWRIAEIDDEESRVKVTPIEDPAGEVPSWIGQEIPVPAAVAGEVGEIRAVAEPQLEAGADAPAVGRELAGRYPAGDYTLTEACEQLERQVEAESPMPTADRLVLERQGRTVVVNACYGHETNETLGRILSALLGQRAGTSVGLEVDPYRIELEVPSSIATSDVLEVLESTDPDHVEAIVELGLKNSDALAFRLAQVSAKFGALKRWQGSGRMSNERLLAALEETPMYAEAVREVFHEDLDVERASAVLAEIQSGALELVTTRGRTPVGQGGRSAGKELLAPENADASVIQTVKERIQNDRVILLCTHCKEWKVRTKVKRVPNQPECPDCGSTRIASLNPWADEVADAVRAAEKDDEQETMTERAYRAASLVQSHGKQAVIAMAARGVGPHNAARIINKLREDEAEFYRDILTQEREYARTQSFWD from the coding sequence ATGACTGACGGGGACGTCGCCGCCTTTACACACCTCGGCCCGACGGTTCGCGGGGCGTTGTCCGAACGTGGCTTCTCGACGCCGACGGCGCCACAGCGGCTCGCGATTCCGCCGCTTGCCGACGGCCAGAACACGCTCGTGATCGCGCCGACGGGCAGCGGCAAGACCGAGACGGCGATGTTGCCCGTCTTCGATCACCTCGTCGACGAGCCGCCGGAGGGCTTCGGCGCGCTCTACGTCACCCCGCTGCGAGCGCTCAACCGTGACATGCGCGAGCGCCTCGAGTGGTGGGGTGACTATCTGGACCTCGAGGTCGACGTTCGTCACGGCGATACGACGCAATATCAGCGGGGCAAGCAGGCCGAGAATCCGCCGGACGTACTGATCACGACGCCGGAGACGCTGCAGGCGATGCTGACGGGCGAGAAACTCCGAAAAGCACTGGCGGACGTCTCCCACGTCGTGATCGACGAAGTCCACGAACTCGCCGCCTCGAAACGCGGGGCACAGCTGTCGGTCGGCCTCGAGCGGCTGTACGACCTCGCGGGCGACTTCCAGCGGATCGGGCTCTCGGCGACGGTCGGCGATCCCGAGGAGGTCGGCCAGTTTCTGACCGGCGGCCGCGCCTGTGCGATCCGTCAGATCGACGTCGGGAGTAACATCGACGTGAGGGTTCGTAAGCCGGAGGTGACCGACGAGGACGAGACGCTCGCGGGCAAACTGATGACTGACGCCTCGGTGGCGAGTCACGTCCGGCTGATTCGTGACCTCGTCACCGCCCACGAGTCGACGCTGATCTTCGTCAATACGCGACAGACGGCGGAGGCGCTGGGCTCGCGGTTCAACGAACTCGAGTTGCCGATCGGCGTCCACCACGGGTCGCTCTCGAAGGAGGCCCGGATCGACGTCGAGGACCGGTTCAAAACCGGCGACCTCGACGGTCTGCTCTGTACCTCCTCGATGGAACTCGGGATCGACGTTGGCCGCGTCGACCACGTGATCCAGTACAAGAGCCCCCGGCAGGCCACCCGACTACTCCAGCGAATCGGGCGTGCGGGCCACCGTCGGGATGCGGTCTCGAGCGGGACCATCGTCACGACCCGTCCAGACGATACCTTCGAGGCGCTGGCGATCGCTCGACGCGCTCGAGCGGGCGAAGTCGAGCCAGCGGCCATCCACGAAGGCAGCCTCGACGTAGTGGCGAACCAGATTCCGGCGATCGTACAGAGCCGCGGCGCGACACACGTTCGCGAGGCCTACGAGACCGTCTCGCGAGCCTATCCGTTCAGAGCGCTTCGCGAGGAGACGTTCCGCGAGGTGGTCTCGGAACTCCATCGCAACCGAATCGTCTGGTTCGACGAGAATGCCGACCGTCTCGAGACGACCGGCGGCACCTGGCAGTACGTCTACGCGAACCTCTCGATGATCCCCGACGAGGAGACCTACGAGGTCCACGACATCGCCTCGGGGGGGCAGATCGGGACGCTCGACGAGCGGTTCGTCGTCAACTTCGCCCGGCCGGGGGAGGTCTTCGTCCAGCGCGGAGAGATGTGGCGTATCGCCGAAATCGACGACGAGGAATCCCGTGTCAAGGTCACCCCGATCGAGGACCCGGCCGGCGAAGTGCCCTCCTGGATCGGCCAGGAGATTCCCGTCCCCGCAGCAGTCGCGGGCGAGGTCGGCGAGATTCGCGCCGTCGCTGAACCCCAACTCGAAGCCGGAGCCGACGCCCCCGCCGTAGGTCGGGAACTCGCCGGACGCTATCCCGCAGGCGACTACACCCTCACGGAGGCCTGTGAGCAACTCGAGCGCCAGGTCGAGGCCGAGTCGCCGATGCCGACGGCCGACCGGCTCGTCCTCGAGCGACAGGGTCGGACCGTCGTGGTGAACGCCTGTTACGGCCACGAGACCAACGAGACCCTGGGACGTATCCTCTCGGCTCTGCTCGGCCAGCGTGCAGGCACCTCCGTGGGACTCGAGGTCGACCCGTACCGGATCGAACTCGAGGTGCCGAGTTCGATCGCCACGAGCGACGTCCTCGAGGTGCTCGAGAGCACCGATCCCGACCACGTCGAGGCGATCGTCGAACTCGGGTTGAAGAACTCCGACGCCCTCGCCTTCCGGCTCGCGCAGGTGTCGGCGAAGTTCGGCGCGCTCAAACGCTGGCAGGGCTCCGGTCGCATGTCGAACGAGCGGCTGCTGGCGGCACTCGAGGAGACGCCGATGTACGCAGAGGCGGTCCGTGAGGTGTTCCACGAGGATCTGGACGTCGAACGCGCAAGCGCAGTGCTCGCCGAGATTCAGTCGGGTGCGCTCGAGCTGGTGACGACTCGCGGTCGGACGCCGGTCGGGCAAGGTGGGCGCTCTGCGGGGAAAGAACTGCTCGCCCCGGAGAATGCCGACGCAAGCGTCATCCAGACGGTGAAAGAGCGTATCCAGAACGATCGCGTGATCCTCCTGTGTACCCACTGCAAGGAGTGGAAAGTCAGGACGAAGGTCAAACGCGTTCCGAACCAGCCCGAGTGTCCCGACTGTGGTTCGACCCGAATCGCCTCGCTGAACCCCTGGGCCGACGAGGTCGCCGACGCCGTCCGTGCCGCGGAGAAAGACGACGAACAGGAAACGATGACCGAACGCGCCTACCGCGCGGCGAGTCTCGTCCAGAGCCACGGCAAACAGGCGGTGATCGCAATGGCCGCCAGGGGCGTCGGGCCGCACAACGCCGCCCGGATAATCAACAAGCTTCGTGAGGACGAAGCCGAGTTCTACCGCGACATCCTCACCCAAGAACGCGAGTACGCACGAACGCAGTCGTTCTGGGACTGA
- a CDS encoding PGF-CTERM sorting domain-containing protein, with protein MMSPAHSRRALIVLTTLVAIIGVITVGVLVGGLFVGEADAASSTETTSPVQSSTTTDEVGVSEEPYSEPVPEEGDPFFEAEASDGRWISYINPRDDYRSPYLGDGSGKICTALLNEAGDPVVGESIPNTTVTVDTGDELEWHDDADPFVVEYPLTTHYDRPLDADQFGTTAGLPQGDGYLDSHCLEWHGLPEDETVRYGEPTIDGDHADDVELVGVVEQPNDTWDSDVDPIGDAQPYEETGGWTYYTDGSHGQAVVVLQLDRDGAALEDTTSVDDDSTSGDDSTGDDSDTATPDDGTDEQSNSSEPDAAADTDEEPIPGFGSLVALAAVAAVVVFGWRREVTP; from the coding sequence ATGATGTCGCCGGCACACTCGCGCCGAGCACTCATCGTGCTGACGACCCTGGTCGCCATCATCGGCGTCATCACGGTCGGCGTCCTCGTCGGTGGACTGTTCGTGGGCGAAGCCGACGCCGCGAGTTCGACCGAGACGACGTCGCCGGTCCAGTCGTCGACCACGACCGACGAGGTCGGCGTCTCCGAGGAGCCGTACAGCGAGCCGGTCCCGGAGGAGGGTGACCCGTTCTTCGAGGCCGAAGCGAGCGATGGACGCTGGATCAGCTACATCAATCCGCGCGATGACTACCGGTCGCCGTACCTGGGTGACGGCTCCGGCAAGATCTGTACGGCCCTGCTCAACGAAGCCGGTGACCCCGTCGTTGGTGAATCGATCCCGAACACTACCGTCACAGTCGATACCGGCGACGAACTCGAGTGGCACGACGACGCCGACCCGTTCGTCGTCGAGTACCCGCTGACCACGCATTACGACCGCCCGCTCGACGCTGACCAGTTCGGAACGACCGCTGGGCTCCCACAGGGCGACGGCTACCTCGACTCCCACTGTCTCGAGTGGCACGGCTTGCCCGAGGACGAAACGGTCAGGTATGGCGAGCCGACGATCGACGGCGACCACGCGGACGACGTCGAACTCGTCGGCGTCGTCGAGCAACCGAACGACACGTGGGACTCCGACGTCGACCCGATCGGTGACGCCCAGCCGTACGAAGAGACTGGCGGCTGGACCTACTACACGGACGGATCCCACGGACAGGCCGTCGTCGTCTTGCAACTCGACCGTGACGGGGCGGCCCTCGAGGACACAACATCGGTGGACGACGATTCGACCAGCGGCGACGATTCGACGGGTGACGATAGCGATACAGCGACACCGGACGACGGCACGGACGAACAGTCGAACTCGAGTGAGCCCGACGCTGCGGCGGACACCGACGAGGAGCCGATCCCCGGCTTCGGGTCACTCGTAGCACTGGCCGCAGTCGCAGCCGTA